In Streptomyces nojiriensis, the sequence TCGGTCCCGGCGGCGACGCAGGCCGCGGCGGCGCGCTCGACGCGCTCGCCGAGCTGCGCGTAACTGATCCGGGTGCGCCCGTCGACGACGGCCTCACGGTCGGCGTACCGTGCCGCCGCCGCCCGGACGAGCTGCGCGATGCTGCCCCAGCGCAGATCCCCGCGCCCGTCCTCACGCATGTTCTCGCGCACGCCCTCACGCCCGTCGTCGCGCCCGTCGTCACCCATGCGTGCCACCTTCCCGCAGACCCAGTAGCTGACTATCCGTCAGATTAGCTGTAGCCTTCGCGGCTGTCAGTACTGGCGCACCCCGGAGGTGGCGATGACGGCAACGCTCAAGGACGCGACGGCGATAGTCGGCATCGGGCAGACCGCCTTTGCCAGACATCTCCCGCAATCCGAGAAGGAGTTGGCCTGCCGGGCCATTCTCGCGGCCCTCGCCGACGCCGGCATCGAACCGTCCGAGGTCGACGCCTTCGCCTCCTACACCATGGAGGAGACCGACGAGGTCGAGGTCGCCAAGGCCATCGGCGCCGGCGACGTCACCTTCTTCTCCAAGATCGGCTACGGCGGGGGCGGATCCTGCGCCACCGTCGGACACCTCGCCTCCGCCGTCGCCACCGGCCAGGCCACCGTCGGCGTCGCCTGGCGCTCCCGCAAGCGCGGCTCGGGCCCCCGCCCCTGGAAGAACACCGCCGTCCAGCTGCCCACCCCCGGCCAGTGGACCCGCCCCTTCGGCCTGCTGCGCCCCGCCGACGAGATCGGCATGCTCGCCCGCCGCTACATGCACGAGTACGGCGCGACCCGCGACCACCTCTTCAACGTCGCCATGGCCTGCCGCAACCGGGCCAACGCCAATCCGGCCGCGATGATGTACGAGCGCCCGCTGACCCGCGAGATGTACATGACCTCCCGCATGATCAGCGACCCGCTCTGCCTCTTCGACAACTGCCTGGAGACCGACGGCGCGCTGGCCTGCGTGGTCGTCTCCGCCGAGCGGGCCCGGGACTGCCGACAGAAGCCCGTCTACGTGCACTCCGTCGCCCAGGGCCTGCCCGCCCAGCACCACGGCATGGTCAACTACTGGAACGACGACCCGCTGTCCGGCCCCGCCTGGACCGCCGCCCGCCACCTGTGGAAGCAGGCCGACTTCGGGCCCCAGGACGTGGACGTCGCCCAGATCTACGACGCCTTCACCCCGCTGATCCCGCTCTCGCTGGAGGGCTACGGCTTCTGCGGCCGCGGCGAGGGCGCCGCCTTCACCGAGGGCGGCGCCCTGGAGATGGGCGGCCGGCTCCCCGTCAACACCGGGGGCGGCGGCCTGTCCGAGGCGTACGTGCACGGCTTCAACCTGATCAACGAGGGCGTCAAGCAACTGCGGGGCGTCTCCACCTCCCAGGTGCCCGACGCCACGACCTGCCTGGTGACGGCGGGCGAGGGAGTCCCGACGTCCGCGATCCTGCTGAGGAGCTGACCCGATGACCACCACGTCCACAGCCGCCGACGAACTCCTCCTGCCGGTCCCCGACGAGGACGGCGCCCCCTTCTGGGAGTACGCCGCCCAGGGCGAGCTGCGCGTCCAGGCCTGCGCCGCCTGCGGCCGGCTGCGCTTCCCGCCCCGCCCCTGCTGCCCGCACTGCCGGTCCTTCGACAGCGAGTGGCGCCGGATGAGCGGCCGCGGCCGCATCTGGTCCTACGTACGGCCGCACCCGCCGCTGCTGCCCGCCTACGCCGCGCAGGCCCCGTACAACGTGATCCTCGTGGAGCTCGCCGACGCCCCGCACATCCGGCTCGCCGGGAACCTGGTGACCTCGGCCGACGCCCCGCTCGACTCGGTGGACCCGGCCCGGCTGCGGATCGGCGCCCGGGTGCACGTGGTCTTCACCGAGACGGGCGGCATGGCCGTGCCCCGCTGGATCCTGGAGAAGTCATGACCGTGCGGGTGGACCGGGACAAGGAGACCGGTGTCGCCGTCGTCACCCTGGACCGCGAGCACCGGCACAACGCCGTCGACCTGGAGACCGCCGCCGAACTGAGCGAGGTGTGGCGGGAGTTCCGGTTCGCCGGGGAGGTACGGGCGGTGGTGCTGACGGGCGCCGGGGCGGCCGCCTTCTGCACCGGCATCGACCGCGGCGTCGACGTGCCGCAGCCCGCCTCCCCCTACTCGGCCGACGACCCGCTGATCGCCATCGGCCCGAAGTCGTGCGACCTGTGGAAGCCGGTCGTCGCCGCCGTCAACGGCATGGCCTGCGGCGGCGCCTTCTACCTGCTGGGCGAGGCGGAGTTCCTGATCGCCTCCGAGACCGCCACCTTCTTCGACCCGCACACCGCCTACGGGATGGTCAGCGCCTACGAGGCCGTCTACATGGCGCAGCGGATGCCCTTCGGGGAGGCGGCCCGGATGTCCCTCATGGGCACCGCCGAGCGGCTCTCCGCGCGCCGGGCCCACGCGATCGGACTGGTCTCGGAACTGACCGCACCCGACGAGCTGCTCCCGGCGGCCCTCCGGGCGGCGCAGACCCTGGCCGGCTTCCCCACGGAGGCGGTACAGGGCACCGTACGGGCCCTCTGGTCGGCGAAACAGGCCGCGCTCCAGCAGGCGCTGGCACAGGCTCCGGCGCTGATCGCGCTGGGGAACCTGGCACCGGAGCGGCAGGCGGAGCTGTTCGCCTCGCGGCGGCCCGGCACGGAGTTCAGGCTGCGCTGACGGGCAGGCCTGACCGACAAGACACCCCATGAGCTCGCGCGTCGGGGGTCGACCCGACGTGCGGGCCGCGCGGGCCGGGCGTAGCGTCGGCACCGGGACCCCTACCTCGGAGGGCCGGGCATGTTCCGCAACGTCCTCGGCTCGCTGATGGGTCTCGCCGGAGCGGCGGCCGCCGTCTGGAGCCCCTTCCGTGCCTGGTACGACGGCCGTCACGGACGCGACTACGGCGTCCAGGAGCTCTTCACCTCCGCCGGGATCACCGGCCACACGCCCACCCTGCTGGCCTCGATCCTGCTCCCCTACCTCTTCGCCGCCGTCCTCACCCTGTGCGCGGTCCTGCTCCGCTCGCGGCTGCTGATGGCGCTGGCGGGGGTGGTCGTACTCGGCTTCACGATCCTGTGGACGGTCC encodes:
- a CDS encoding lipid-transfer protein is translated as MTATLKDATAIVGIGQTAFARHLPQSEKELACRAILAALADAGIEPSEVDAFASYTMEETDEVEVAKAIGAGDVTFFSKIGYGGGGSCATVGHLASAVATGQATVGVAWRSRKRGSGPRPWKNTAVQLPTPGQWTRPFGLLRPADEIGMLARRYMHEYGATRDHLFNVAMACRNRANANPAAMMYERPLTREMYMTSRMISDPLCLFDNCLETDGALACVVVSAERARDCRQKPVYVHSVAQGLPAQHHGMVNYWNDDPLSGPAWTAARHLWKQADFGPQDVDVAQIYDAFTPLIPLSLEGYGFCGRGEGAAFTEGGALEMGGRLPVNTGGGGLSEAYVHGFNLINEGVKQLRGVSTSQVPDATTCLVTAGEGVPTSAILLRS
- a CDS encoding Zn-ribbon domain-containing OB-fold protein, translated to MTTTSTAADELLLPVPDEDGAPFWEYAAQGELRVQACAACGRLRFPPRPCCPHCRSFDSEWRRMSGRGRIWSYVRPHPPLLPAYAAQAPYNVILVELADAPHIRLAGNLVTSADAPLDSVDPARLRIGARVHVVFTETGGMAVPRWILEKS
- a CDS encoding enoyl-CoA hydratase/isomerase family protein, which produces MTVRVDRDKETGVAVVTLDREHRHNAVDLETAAELSEVWREFRFAGEVRAVVLTGAGAAAFCTGIDRGVDVPQPASPYSADDPLIAIGPKSCDLWKPVVAAVNGMACGGAFYLLGEAEFLIASETATFFDPHTAYGMVSAYEAVYMAQRMPFGEAARMSLMGTAERLSARRAHAIGLVSELTAPDELLPAALRAAQTLAGFPTEAVQGTVRALWSAKQAALQQALAQAPALIALGNLAPERQAELFASRRPGTEFRLR